The following are encoded in a window of Panicum virgatum strain AP13 chromosome 5N, P.virgatum_v5, whole genome shotgun sequence genomic DNA:
- the LOC120673066 gene encoding uncharacterized protein LOC120673066: MGNAGSAPEQPHNSADGAAAAEARRAPPSTVRFFPDAERQKARQPPPIKLEEEEGATPPPATEEEMAPRNLWQVYALGAFIVLRWAWAKWNENQDRNDSDSPDGDGGAPDRST; encoded by the exons ATGGgcaacgccgggagcgcgccggaGCAGCCCCACAACTCCGCGGATGGGGCTGCCGCCGCAGaggcccgccgcgcgccgccgtccacggtCCGTTTCTTCCCCGATGCGGAGCGCCAAAAGgcccggcagccgccgccgataaagctcgaggaggaggaaggcgcaacgccgccgcccgccaccgaaGAGGAGATGGCCCCTCGCAACCTCTGGCAG GTGTATGCGCTTGGGGCGTTCATTGTGTTGAGATGGGCCTGGGCCAAGTGGAATGAGAACCAGGACAGAAATGACTCAGACTCGCCTGATGGGGATGGAGGTGCACCGGACAGGTCGACTTGA